In Methanosphaera sp. ISO3-F5, a genomic segment contains:
- the rfbF gene encoding glucose-1-phosphate cytidylyltransferase encodes MKVVILAGGFGTRISEESHLKPKPMIEIGEKPILWHIMKIYSYYGFNEFIICLGYKSHMIKEFFADYYLHTSDVTIDLSENKMHIHNNYSEPWKVTLVDTGLNTMTGGRIKRVKEYLPDDEPFMLTYGDGVCDVNLRELLEYHKNHGKLATITAINLDGRFGVLKIDDENTITQFSEKTKEDGGWINGGFMVLEPEVLDYISDDSTIFEKDPLENLALDGELKSYKHKGFWKCMDTKRDHDALEKLWDEDNAPWYIWK; translated from the coding sequence ATGAAAGTAGTCATTCTTGCGGGTGGTTTTGGAACAAGAATTTCCGAAGAATCCCACCTTAAACCGAAGCCTATGATCGAAATTGGTGAAAAGCCTATTCTTTGGCATATTATGAAGATTTATTCATATTATGGTTTTAATGAGTTTATAATATGTCTTGGTTATAAATCCCATATGATTAAGGAGTTTTTTGCTGATTATTATTTACATACTAGTGATGTTACAATTGATTTATCAGAGAATAAAATGCATATTCATAATAATTATTCAGAACCTTGGAAGGTAACTTTAGTAGATACTGGCCTTAATACTATGACTGGTGGTCGTATTAAGAGGGTTAAAGAGTATTTACCAGATGATGAGCCTTTTATGCTTACTTATGGTGATGGTGTCTGTGATGTAAATCTCAGAGAGTTACTTGAGTATCATAAGAATCATGGAAAGTTAGCTACTATCACTGCTATTAACTTGGATGGTCGTTTTGGTGTCTTGAAGATTGATGATGAAAATACTATTACTCAGTTTTCTGAGAAGACTAAAGAGGATGGTGGTTGGATAAATGGTGGTTTCATGGTTTTGGAGCCAGAAGTGTTAGATTATATATCTGATGATTCTACCATTTTTGAGAAGGATCCCTTGGAGAACTTAGCCTTAGATGGTGAACTTAAGTCTTATAAACATAAGGGTTTTTGGAAGTGTATGGATACTAAACGTGACCATGATGCACTTGAGAAGTTATGGGATGAAGATAATGCTCCTTGGTATATTTGGAAGTAG
- a CDS encoding NAD(P)-dependent oxidoreductase has translation MKIIITGPTGMIGLALIKLLKDEHELTLITRPNSRNNKKIPKHHNIQIIECDNSQLLSLKDKIKGDIFFHLAWSNTYGFKNRNNVYSQEKNIQYTLDATKLAYYSGCNVFVGAGSQAELGVHNTKLTDKTPVNPTTGYGIAKYTAGKLSKLLSDELGIKHCWTRILSVYGPGDTHSMICSLITSALNNEEFDTTDAKQVWNYIYSEDCANALYEIAINGKHGECYLIAGEEEKTLKEYILSVCEQINPEYQVNFGKREYNPDQVMYMSADISKLKKDTPFKIKYTFNKGIGKTIEWIKKINNLN, from the coding sequence ATGAAAATAATAATAACAGGCCCCACAGGAATGATTGGATTAGCTTTAATCAAATTATTAAAAGACGAACATGAATTAACCTTAATTACCCGCCCAAATTCTAGAAATAATAAAAAAATTCCAAAACATCACAATATTCAAATTATTGAATGTGATAATAGCCAATTATTATCCTTAAAAGATAAAATTAAAGGAGATATTTTCTTTCATCTTGCCTGGTCTAATACTTATGGTTTTAAAAACAGGAATAATGTGTACTCCCAGGAGAAGAACATACAGTATACATTAGATGCTACAAAGTTAGCATATTACAGTGGTTGTAACGTATTTGTAGGTGCAGGTTCACAAGCAGAACTAGGTGTTCATAACACCAAACTAACTGATAAAACCCCCGTAAATCCAACAACAGGATATGGCATAGCAAAATATACGGCGGGAAAACTAAGCAAACTATTATCTGATGAATTAGGAATTAAACATTGCTGGACAAGAATCTTAAGCGTTTATGGACCCGGAGATACGCATAGCATGATATGTTCATTAATAACTTCCGCATTAAATAATGAAGAATTTGATACTACTGATGCAAAACAGGTATGGAATTATATCTATTCAGAAGATTGTGCAAATGCATTATATGAAATTGCCATAAATGGAAAACACGGCGAATGTTACCTAATTGCAGGTGAAGAAGAAAAAACATTAAAAGAGTACATACTATCAGTATGTGAACAAATTAATCCAGAATACCAAGTAAACTTTGGAAAACGAGAATATAATCCCGACCAAGTAATGTACATGTCAGCAGATATATCAAAACTAAAAAAAGACACTCCTTTCAAAATCAAATACACCTTTAATAAAGGAATTGGTAAAACTATTGAATGGATAAAAAAAATTAATAATTTAAATTAA
- a CDS encoding sugar kinase — protein sequence MAEPEDFNWKEIFEDASWFHLSGITPALSKTMSNISLEACKQAKKRGLTVSCDLNYRSKLWSTREACEVMSQIIEYIDVCIANEEDIEKVFGIVADDTDVTMGKLNYSSYENVARQFLEKYPCKYVACTLRTSLSASDNKWTSVIYDGKEIYQAKEYSIHIVDRVGGGDSFSAGLIYGFMNNLSIQESLEFATAASCLKHTIEGDYNLCSVEEVENLVDGNESGRVQR from the coding sequence ATGGCAGAACCAGAAGATTTTAATTGGAAAGAAATTTTTGAAGATGCATCATGGTTTCATTTATCAGGAATAACCCCTGCACTGAGTAAAACAATGTCAAATATTTCTCTTGAAGCCTGTAAACAAGCCAAGAAAAGGGGATTAACTGTTAGTTGTGATTTAAATTATCGTTCAAAACTATGGAGTACCCGCGAAGCATGTGAAGTCATGTCACAAATAATAGAGTACATTGATGTTTGTATTGCTAATGAAGAGGATATTGAGAAAGTCTTTGGAATAGTTGCAGATGATACTGATGTAACAATGGGAAAACTTAATTATTCATCATATGAAAATGTTGCAAGACAATTTCTTGAGAAATATCCTTGCAAATATGTAGCATGTACTTTAAGAACTTCACTTTCTGCAAGCGACAATAAATGGACTTCAGTAATATATGATGGAAAAGAAATTTATCAAGCCAAAGAGTATTCTATTCATATTGTTGATCGTGTTGGTGGAGGAGACAGTTTTTCTGCAGGATTAATCTATGGATTTATGAATAATTTATCTATTCAAGAATCTCTTGAATTTGCTACGGCGGCTAGTTGTCTGAAACATACAATTGAAGGAGATTATAATCTTTGTAGTGTTGAAGAAGTAGAAAATTTAGTAGATGGAAACGAATCTGGAAGAGTACAAAGATGA
- a CDS encoding glycosyltransferase family 8 protein has product MINIVYASDDNYVPYLLVSLNSLFENNNQIKLNIFILSNEISDNNQNQIKKLSSKYSNVHVFFIELKNIINKIQFDNSNELLDINLTSYCRLFMEELLPKNISKIIYFDCDSLIVSSLKELWNIDISKYFCAGVLDPTPVYYKKIIGLNENDIYINAGMLLINLDKWREFNLSKKFLKFLEEHKHLNIHHDQGVINGVLKDEILVISPKFNYLGPFHGKDYKTTLKWYGVSYSFYDQNVMNEAQNNPVFIHFSGRSIERPWVSKENFYRKLYEYYVNSLDYDKNKIFKNTGTISLMGKLQFYVSNNKYGYLFMKIVPKKIAVMLKNFVVYKQVK; this is encoded by the coding sequence ATGATAAATATTGTTTATGCTTCTGATGATAATTATGTACCTTATTTACTTGTATCTTTAAATTCATTATTTGAAAATAATAACCAAATTAAATTAAACATTTTTATTTTAAGTAATGAAATTTCAGATAATAATCAAAATCAAATAAAGAAATTATCTTCAAAATATTCTAATGTCCATGTATTTTTTATAGAACTTAAAAATATCATCAATAAAATACAATTTGATAACTCAAATGAATTATTAGACATTAATTTGACGTCTTATTGTCGTTTGTTCATGGAGGAGTTACTTCCTAAAAATATTAGTAAGATAATATATTTTGATTGTGATTCTTTAATTGTAAGTTCTTTGAAAGAACTTTGGAATATAGACATAAGTAAATATTTTTGTGCTGGAGTACTTGATCCAACACCTGTGTATTATAAAAAGATTATAGGATTAAATGAAAATGATATTTATATTAATGCAGGTATGTTATTAATTAATTTAGATAAATGGCGTGAATTTAATTTAAGTAAAAAGTTTTTAAAATTTTTAGAAGAACATAAACATTTAAATATTCATCATGATCAAGGCGTAATTAATGGTGTTTTAAAGGATGAAATTTTAGTTATATCACCTAAATTTAATTATTTAGGTCCATTTCATGGTAAAGATTATAAAACAACACTTAAATGGTATGGTGTTTCCTATTCATTTTATGATCAAAATGTAATGAATGAAGCACAAAATAATCCTGTTTTTATTCATTTTTCTGGAAGATCAATAGAAAGACCTTGGGTTAGTAAAGAAAATTTTTATCGAAAATTATATGAGTACTATGTTAATAGTTTAGATTATGATAAAAACAAAATATTCAAAAATACTGGAACTATTTCTTTAATGGGTAAATTACAGTTTTATGTTTCAAATAATAAATATGGGTATTTATTTATGAAAATAGTTCCTAAAAAAATTGCAGTTATGCTTAAAAATTTTGTTGTATATAAACAAGTTAAATAA
- a CDS encoding thiamine pyrophosphate-binding protein, translated as MKIRVADYIAQFLFEKGIDTVFTVVGGGAMHLNDGFGHNQNIKCIHNHHEQACSIAAEGYYRMSNKLPCVCVTTGPGGTNAITGVLGAYLDSIPMLVISGQVKYEMTVDSTGLDLRQLGDQEWNIVSTIDSMTKYAEMITDPKYIKYCLEKAIYLALHGRPGPCWIDVPLDIQGAIIDTDDLIEFEPKELNTDLGKPVTEHVLKEVVNKIKEAERPVIYAGSAIRTNNAYESFLNVVNKLQIPVVNAWNATDSLEYDNPLTVGCGGSFGDRPANFAVQNSDLILSLGCRLSTRQVSFAYDSWAREAYKIMVEIDPAEIEKPTLKIDMPIQSDIKEFLEKLDEYLENKCPDTVFNYSSWVKQCNEWKEKYPVCDSSKYEQKEPINVYAFLDTLSECMKEDDKIVVANGAACACIHGYKLKKGQRLVVNSGVASMGYDLPAAIGACLGIEDSIICVCGDGSIQMNLQELQTIIHHNLPIKLFLINNDGYQSIRITQRSFFEKPFIGIGSDSGDVSFPDMSKIAEAYGYKYMSCHNINHLKETIEQTLKIDTPIICEVFVDTTQAFEPKSASKKLPNGKMISAPLEDMKPFLDRKELEENMYINLIENKE; from the coding sequence ATGAAGATAAGAGTAGCTGATTATATTGCACAATTTTTATTCGAAAAAGGTATTGACACTGTATTTACCGTTGTTGGTGGAGGTGCTATGCACCTTAATGATGGTTTTGGACATAACCAGAACATTAAATGTATCCATAATCATCATGAACAAGCTTGTTCCATAGCAGCAGAGGGATATTATCGTATGTCAAATAAACTTCCATGTGTATGTGTAACTACTGGACCTGGAGGTACAAATGCAATAACTGGTGTTCTAGGAGCATATCTTGACTCAATACCTATGCTTGTTATTTCAGGACAAGTGAAATATGAAATGACTGTTGATAGCACAGGACTTGATTTAAGACAATTAGGTGATCAGGAATGGAATATTGTATCCACAATTGATTCTATGACAAAATATGCTGAAATGATAACTGACCCCAAATATATAAAATATTGTCTGGAAAAAGCTATTTACTTAGCATTACATGGTAGGCCAGGACCATGCTGGATTGATGTGCCCCTAGATATTCAGGGAGCAATAATAGATACTGATGATTTGATTGAATTTGAACCAAAAGAATTAAATACTGACCTTGGAAAACCAGTTACAGAACATGTATTAAAAGAGGTAGTGAATAAAATTAAAGAGGCCGAAAGACCTGTTATTTATGCTGGAAGTGCTATTAGAACAAATAATGCTTACGAATCATTTTTGAATGTTGTGAATAAATTACAAATTCCAGTAGTTAATGCATGGAATGCTACTGATTCCTTAGAATATGATAATCCATTAACTGTAGGATGTGGAGGTTCATTTGGTGACCGACCAGCAAATTTTGCAGTCCAAAACAGTGATCTGATATTATCCCTGGGTTGTAGATTAAGTACAAGACAAGTATCATTTGCATATGACTCATGGGCAAGAGAAGCATATAAAATAATGGTTGAAATAGACCCTGCAGAAATAGAAAAACCAACATTAAAAATTGATATGCCAATTCAATCAGATATTAAAGAATTTCTGGAAAAACTGGATGAATACCTTGAAAACAAATGTCCAGACACTGTTTTTAATTATTCATCTTGGGTAAAACAATGTAATGAATGGAAAGAAAAATATCCTGTATGTGATTCCAGCAAATATGAACAAAAAGAACCTATAAATGTCTACGCATTTCTTGACACATTATCTGAATGTATGAAAGAAGATGATAAAATTGTTGTGGCCAATGGTGCAGCATGTGCATGTATCCATGGATATAAGCTTAAAAAAGGACAGCGATTAGTGGTTAATTCAGGTGTTGCATCAATGGGTTATGATTTACCTGCAGCAATAGGTGCATGTTTAGGCATTGAAGATAGTATAATATGTGTTTGTGGTGATGGAAGTATACAGATGAACCTTCAAGAGTTACAAACAATTATTCATCACAACTTACCTATAAAATTATTTTTAATAAATAATGATGGATACCAGTCAATAAGGATTACTCAACGTTCATTCTTTGAAAAACCATTTATTGGTATAGGATCAGATAGTGGAGATGTTAGTTTCCCCGATATGAGTAAAATAGCAGAAGCATACGGATACAAATACATGAGCTGCCATAATATCAATCATTTAAAAGAGACAATTGAACAAACATTAAAAATCGATACACCAATAATATGTGAAGTATTTGTAGACACCACACAGGCATTTGAACCAAAAAGTGCTTCCAAAAAATTACCAAATGGAAAAATGATATCCGCACCACTAGAAGACATGAAACCATTCCTCGACAGGAAAGAATTAGAAGAAAACATGTACATTAACTTAATTGAAAACAAGGAATAA
- a CDS encoding aldolase/citrate lyase family protein, whose protein sequence is MNTTEEKMINLLKTLKKDFGVIAVKSEFETEGSRKDELTKLRDIISKSGLKMYIKIGGCEAVRDLDDCKILGADGIMAPMIETPFAASKFRNAYHKVFPSKEEGDIDKIINLETITAYKNMEDIYKENQDFLDTVVIGRSDFSSSCGIPKSEINGPKMMEYCKNIIKLSNDTVLTVHSGEPSLLTA, encoded by the coding sequence ATGAATACTACTGAAGAAAAAATGATTAATTTACTTAAAACATTGAAAAAAGATTTTGGAGTAATTGCAGTAAAATCCGAGTTTGAAACAGAAGGATCCCGAAAAGATGAATTAACCAAATTAAGAGATATAATATCAAAATCAGGACTTAAAATGTACATTAAAATTGGTGGATGTGAAGCTGTCAGAGACCTTGATGACTGCAAAATATTAGGTGCCGATGGAATAATGGCTCCAATGATAGAAACACCATTTGCAGCATCAAAATTTAGGAATGCATACCATAAAGTATTTCCATCAAAAGAAGAAGGAGATATTGATAAAATCATTAATTTAGAGACAATTACTGCCTACAAGAATATGGAAGACATATATAAAGAAAATCAAGACTTTTTAGACACTGTTGTGATTGGTAGAAGTGATTTCTCCAGTTCATGCGGAATCCCAAAATCTGAAATTAATGGACCAAAAATGATGGAATACTGTAAAAATATCATAAAATTATCTAACGATACGGTTTTAACAGTGCATTCGGGGGAACCATCTCTGTTAACAGCATAG
- a CDS encoding glycosyltransferase family 4 protein, which produces MKICMVLEFFIPHYNGGGEHRYHEIAKRLVQQGHTVDLLTMKILNIPEYEDVDGINVHHIGPTIKKAPYRSATDFIQYFFAVTRWLLKHDYDVIDAQAYSPLLSSRIAARIKKTPLIGTIHDTSSNSNDQWIQSSKIANTMEKFLVNLNFDKILTVSHATKNSLINDFAVNSDKILMLYNGVDIAKYDAVHIDGVLKNNIIFVGRLAPHKHVDHLINSVNIIQEKIPDIKLTIVGKGEEKDKLIQMVNKLELEKNIKFKQDLTDEELITEIKKSELLVLPSTREGFGMVLAEANCCYKPVITYASGGTVEVVENGYNGFLIEPENIEDLTQKILETLENKELNQKLGQNGRKKVEKDFDWEKIVNQYINVLCNVIL; this is translated from the coding sequence ATGAAAATTTGTATGGTATTAGAATTCTTTATTCCTCATTATAATGGTGGGGGAGAACATAGGTATCATGAAATTGCTAAACGATTAGTACAACAGGGACATACAGTTGATTTACTGACAATGAAAATCCTAAACATTCCAGAATACGAAGATGTTGATGGTATAAATGTTCACCATATTGGTCCAACCATAAAAAAAGCTCCATACAGGAGTGCAACAGATTTTATTCAATATTTTTTTGCTGTAACTCGATGGTTACTCAAGCATGATTATGATGTAATAGATGCACAAGCATATTCTCCATTATTATCATCAAGAATAGCAGCACGCATTAAAAAAACTCCATTAATTGGAACAATTCATGACACCAGTTCAAATAGTAATGATCAATGGATTCAATCCTCCAAAATTGCTAATACTATGGAGAAATTCTTAGTTAACTTGAATTTTGATAAAATATTAACTGTGAGTCACGCTACAAAGAACTCATTAATAAATGACTTTGCAGTAAACAGTGATAAAATTTTAATGTTATATAACGGTGTTGACATTGCAAAATATGATGCAGTACATATAGATGGCGTACTTAAAAACAACATAATTTTTGTGGGAAGACTAGCACCACACAAACACGTCGACCATTTAATAAACTCAGTAAACATAATTCAAGAAAAAATACCTGACATAAAACTAACTATAGTCGGTAAGGGAGAAGAAAAAGACAAACTAATCCAAATGGTAAACAAATTAGAACTAGAAAAAAACATCAAATTCAAACAGGATCTCACAGATGAAGAATTAATAACTGAAATAAAAAAATCAGAACTATTAGTCCTACCATCAACAAGAGAAGGATTTGGAATGGTACTGGCAGAAGCAAACTGCTGCTATAAACCAGTAATCACCTATGCATCAGGAGGAACAGTAGAAGTAGTAGAAAATGGATACAATGGATTTCTAATAGAACCAGAAAATATAGAAGATCTAACACAAAAAATACTAGAAACACTAGAAAACAAAGAACTAAATCAAAAACTAGGACAAAATGGAAGAAAAAAAGTAGAAAAAGATTTTGACTGGGAAAAAATTGTTAATCAATATATAAATGTACTATGTAATGTGATATTATGA
- the rfbH gene encoding lipopolysaccharide biosynthesis protein RfbH → MINIFDNKNEDEARSLILEMVREYADKYHNLPSSFKEGDKINYASRVYDEEELVNLVDSSLEFWLTTGRYTIEFEEKLCEYLGVKYCSFVNSGSSANLLAFMALTSPLLEDRQVKRGDEIITVAAGFPTTVAPMIQYGAVPVFLDVTIPEYNIDVSHLEEALSDKTRAVMIAHTLGNPFDLNTVKEFCDKHDLWLIEDNCDALGSTYTINGETLKTGTVGDIGTSSFYPPHHMTTGEGGAVYTNNALLHKIIRSFRDWGRDCQCQSGQDNLCGNRFTGKYGELPVGYDHKYVYSHFGYNLKATDMQAAIGCAQLEKFPTFVEKRKNNFKRLYDGLKELSDKILLPERCENSDPSWFGFMITVREGVSRNNMVQYLEDHGVQTRMLFAGNIIKHPCFDEIRDDNTKYKIVGDLKNTERIMNDTFWIGVYPGMTDEKIDYMIKCIEDSLN, encoded by the coding sequence GTGATTAATATTTTTGATAATAAGAATGAAGATGAAGCAAGAAGCCTGATTTTAGAAATGGTTAGAGAATATGCGGATAAATATCATAATCTTCCTTCCAGTTTTAAAGAGGGAGATAAGATTAATTATGCTTCCAGAGTATATGATGAAGAGGAATTAGTGAATCTTGTAGATAGTTCTCTTGAGTTTTGGTTAACAACTGGTAGATATACCATAGAATTTGAGGAGAAACTCTGTGAATATCTGGGTGTTAAATATTGTTCTTTTGTTAATTCTGGTAGTTCTGCTAATCTTTTGGCTTTCATGGCTTTAACTTCCCCATTACTTGAGGATAGACAAGTTAAACGGGGCGATGAAATTATTACTGTTGCAGCTGGTTTTCCCACAACTGTAGCTCCTATGATACAGTATGGTGCAGTACCAGTATTTTTGGATGTGACTATACCGGAGTATAACATTGATGTTTCACATCTTGAAGAAGCATTATCTGACAAAACGCGTGCTGTTATGATTGCTCATACTCTGGGAAATCCATTTGATTTAAATACTGTTAAAGAGTTCTGTGATAAACATGATTTATGGCTTATCGAAGATAATTGTGATGCTCTTGGAAGTACTTATACTATTAATGGTGAAACTCTGAAAACAGGTACTGTTGGAGATATTGGAACCAGTAGCTTTTATCCACCACATCATATGACAACTGGTGAAGGAGGAGCAGTATATACGAATAATGCATTACTTCATAAAATAATCAGATCTTTTAGGGATTGGGGACGGGACTGCCAATGTCAATCTGGCCAGGACAATCTTTGTGGAAACAGATTCACTGGCAAATATGGTGAATTGCCTGTTGGTTATGACCACAAATATGTGTATTCACATTTTGGATATAATTTAAAAGCGACTGATATGCAAGCCGCTATTGGTTGTGCCCAATTAGAAAAGTTTCCAACATTTGTTGAGAAACGAAAAAATAACTTTAAAAGGTTATATGATGGTTTAAAAGAGTTATCAGATAAAATTTTGCTACCTGAAAGATGTGAGAATTCAGATCCTAGTTGGTTTGGATTTATGATTACTGTACGTGAAGGGGTAAGTAGGAATAATATGGTACAGTATCTTGAAGATCATGGTGTTCAAACTAGGATGTTATTTGCAGGGAATATTATTAAACATCCTTGTTTTGATGAAATTCGTGACGATAATACGAAGTATAAGATTGTTGGAGATTTGAAGAATACTGAACGTATCATGAATGATACATTCTGGATAGGTGTTTATCCGGGAATGACGGATGAAAAGATTGATTATATGATAAAATGCATTGAAGATTCATTAAATTAG
- the rfbG gene encoding CDP-glucose 4,6-dehydratase produces the protein MKGLNKFFKNKRVLITGHTGFKGSWLSEILCNMGSDVVGYSLNPPTTPNIYELVGLDSRLTSIIGDIRNYDMLSNIFDEYAPDIVIHMAAQPIVRTSYEKPVYTYETNVMGTVNVCECIRNNDCVRSFLNVTTDKVYENKDDNHSFKEFDKLDGFDPYSNSKSCSELVTHSYNNSFFKELGISCSTARAGNVIGGGDFAKDRIIPDCVRASINKEDIIIRNPYSIRPYQHVLEPLFVYLTIVMKQYKDDAFAGYYNVGPDERDCLTTGEIAGLYCDFFNKNSEDKICWVDNSDNGPHESAFLKLDNTKIKKVFNWKNVWDIHKAVEKTVEWTKCYISNKDMRECTDCQINEYLKDMG, from the coding sequence GTGAAAGGGTTGAATAAATTTTTTAAAAATAAACGTGTTCTCATTACTGGACACACTGGTTTTAAGGGTTCTTGGTTATCTGAGATTTTATGTAATATGGGTAGTGATGTGGTAGGTTATTCTCTTAATCCTCCAACTACTCCTAATATCTATGAATTAGTAGGTCTAGATTCACGACTTACATCAATTATTGGAGATATTCGTAATTATGATATGCTAAGTAATATTTTTGATGAATATGCTCCAGATATTGTTATTCATATGGCTGCTCAGCCTATTGTCCGCACTAGTTATGAAAAGCCTGTTTATACTTATGAAACTAATGTTATGGGTACAGTTAATGTTTGTGAATGTATTCGAAACAATGATTGTGTAAGGTCCTTTCTTAATGTGACTACTGATAAAGTGTATGAAAATAAGGATGATAATCATTCTTTTAAAGAATTTGATAAATTAGATGGTTTTGATCCTTATTCTAATAGTAAGTCTTGTTCTGAGTTAGTAACTCATTCTTATAATAATTCGTTCTTCAAAGAGTTAGGTATTAGCTGTTCTACTGCTCGTGCAGGTAATGTTATTGGTGGTGGCGATTTTGCTAAGGATCGTATAATACCTGATTGTGTTCGTGCTTCCATTAATAAAGAGGATATTATTATAAGAAATCCTTATTCTATTAGGCCATATCAGCATGTTTTGGAACCGTTATTTGTGTATTTGACTATTGTAATGAAACAGTACAAAGATGATGCTTTTGCTGGTTATTATAATGTGGGTCCGGATGAAAGGGATTGTTTAACAACAGGTGAAATTGCGGGATTATATTGTGATTTTTTTAATAAAAATTCTGAAGATAAAATTTGTTGGGTTGATAATTCAGATAATGGTCCTCATGAATCAGCATTCTTAAAACTAGATAATACTAAGATTAAAAAGGTTTTTAACTGGAAAAATGTTTGGGATATACATAAAGCTGTTGAAAAGACTGTTGAATGGACTAAATGTTATATATCTAATAAAGATATGCGTGAATGCACTGATTGTCAAATTAATGAATATTTGAAAGATATGGGGTGA
- a CDS encoding glycosyltransferase family 2 protein: MEYKVTIITPCYNISKLKDYSDNFFIKNFISVKNQTIKYENIEHIFVDDCSTDNTFDLLRDLSKKYSNIKLFRTNENTGSPSIPRNIGIKKATSKYVMFLDQDDYLEENSVEILYNTIKNNNVNLVSSNYYSYDGIKKLKHKSFNHENLYVSFNDEKLIDFMTYLQTKIFDVDFLKKNNIHFPNSYNEDVYFYILNLCFNKKDVIILNNFYSFVYNSNNQASISRRFNKRILFDYVDRFTDSMDLLLDEKMNIKFIVDFHKNNLISIMSTLLLSKETKNMNVMFKKSRDYFLKYDFLEFQLGGYWKICYNLIYTNHIFLFKCVMYIIQMSFENSLFKKFFRNKNYEC, encoded by the coding sequence ATGGAATATAAAGTTACCATAATAACACCTTGTTATAATATATCTAAGTTAAAAGATTATTCTGATAATTTTTTTATTAAAAATTTTATCTCTGTAAAAAATCAAACTATAAAATATGAAAATATTGAACATATATTTGTTGATGATTGTTCAACAGATAATACTTTTGATTTATTAAGAGATTTATCAAAAAAATATTCAAATATTAAACTTTTCAGAACCAATGAAAATACGGGTAGTCCTAGTATTCCAAGAAATATTGGTATTAAAAAAGCTACATCAAAATATGTCATGTTTTTAGATCAAGATGATTATTTAGAAGAAAATTCAGTAGAAATATTATATAATACAATTAAAAATAATAATGTTAATTTGGTTTCTTCAAATTATTACTCTTATGATGGAATAAAAAAACTTAAACATAAATCATTTAATCATGAAAATTTATATGTGTCATTTAATGATGAAAAATTAATAGATTTTATGACCTATTTGCAGACAAAAATATTTGATGTAGATTTTTTAAAAAAAAATAATATTCATTTTCCGAATTCTTATAATGAAGATGTTTATTTTTATATATTAAATTTATGTTTTAATAAAAAAGATGTGATAATTTTAAATAATTTTTATAGTTTTGTATATAATTCTAATAACCAAGCATCTATTTCTCGTAGATTTAATAAAAGAATCTTATTTGATTATGTGGATAGATTTACAGATTCTATGGATTTATTATTGGATGAAAAAATGAATATAAAGTTTATTGTTGATTTTCATAAGAATAATTTGATTTCAATAATGAGTACTTTGTTATTATCAAAAGAAACTAAAAATATGAATGTTATGTTTAAAAAATCAAGGGACTACTTTTTAAAATATGATTTTTTAGAATTTCAACTTGGTGGGTACTGGAAAATATGTTACAATTTAATATATACTAATCATATTTTTTTATTTAAATGTGTTATGTATATTATTCAAATGTCATTTGAAAATAGTTTATTTAAAAAATTCTTTAGAAATAAAAATTATGAATGTTAA
- a CDS encoding PfkB family carbohydrate kinase — MKKVVTFGEIMLRLSANGFKRFVQSDSFDVVYGGSEANVAISLANFNIPVEFVTKIPPNEIGQSALNTLRKYGVKTNFIKRGGERLGIIF, encoded by the coding sequence ATGAAAAAAGTAGTGACTTTTGGAGAGATAATGTTAAGATTATCTGCAAATGGTTTTAAAAGGTTTGTACAATCTGATTCGTTTGATGTGGTTTATGGTGGTAGTGAGGCAAATGTTGCTATTTCGTTAGCAAATTTTAATATTCCTGTTGAGTTTGTAACAAAAATACCACCTAATGAAATTGGCCAATCTGCATTGAATACTTTAAGAAAATATGGTGTGAAAACAAACTTTATTAAAAGAGGAGGTGAACGTTTAGGTATTATTTTTTAG